In Rhizoctonia solani chromosome 7, complete sequence, one DNA window encodes the following:
- a CDS encoding Transmembrane amino acid transporter protein: MLGRSKTRNTGSEAQEPLLGRGDEDEHADVVFAIDDDEEESTAFRDRDRDMGGSRSPQVGATSFIAPTLRSTTQSREAEFELDSDELNPNDEVTSIPASQRMPLLVGLADAVEVRRNPDLPLHTFSNGQPGQTMVNGRIVFDNDDPAERVDIAELAARQHKGGNMLDSMFNMANSILGAGIIGLPYAVSQAGFVTGILLLVILAGVTDWTIRLIVRNAKLSGRTSYIDIMGHCYGSSGRAAVSFFQFAFAFGGMCAFGIIIGDTIPHVIRSIFPTLSTVPVLSILTNRNFVVILCTACISYPLSLYRSIASLAKASTFALIGMLTIVGTVLFEEGRVSADLKGSQAPSIKYSFIQPQIFQAIGVISFAFVCHHNSLLIYGSMRTPTMDRFDQVTHVAAGLSLVACLTMAIPAFLVFTDRTQGNVLNNFPQDDAVINIARFCFGANMVTTTPMELMVCREVIEEYFFAHEAFDQTRHVLFTTSILFASMAVALVTCDLGVMLEITGGASATALAFVFPALCYIKLLPAREPWNGRAKLPAVLCAGFGILVLVLSVGLALQKAWGPEGATRLCA; encoded by the exons ATGCTCGGTCGATCAAAAACTAGAAATACAGGATCCGAAGCGCAGGAGCCTTTGCTGGGCAGAGGAGACGAGGATGAGCACGCAGACGTCGTGTTTGCGATAGacgatgatgaggaagagtcgACTGCGTTCAGGGACAGAGATAGGGATATGGGCGGTAGTAGGAGTCCGCAGGTCGGAGCAACAAGCTTCATCGCGCCAACGCTAAGGTCCACAACCCAGAGTAGGGAAGCAG AATTTGAACTCGATTCGGACGAGTTGAACCCAAACGATGAAGTGACCTCTATCCCAGCTTCGCAACGAATGCCGCTTTTGGTTGGGCTCGCAGATGCAGTAGAAGTTCGACGAAATCCAGATCTACCACTCCATACCTTTTCGAACGGTCAGCCCGGCCAGACAATGGTCAACGGTCGCATTGTGTTCGATAACGACGACCCTGCGGAACGCGTGGACATCGCGGAACTTGCTGCGCGACAGCACAAGGGCGGGAACATGCTCGACTCGATGTTTAACATGGCCAACTCCATTTTAGGTGCTG GTATCATTG GGCTACCATATGCGGTTAGCCAAGCAGGCTTTGTGACTGGAATTCTCCTACTCGTAATTCTAGCAGGCGTGACAGACTGGACCATTCGACTGATCGTACGAAATGCCAAGTTAAGCGGACGAACATCCTACATCGATATCATGGGACACTGTTACG GATCGAGCGGACGCGCCGCGGTCTCGTTTTTCCAATTTGCGTTTGCGTTTGGAG GGATGTGCGCGTTTG GGATAATTATCG GTGATACTATTCCACATGTGATACGGTCGATCTTCCCGACGCTTAGCACGGTTCCTGTGCTCTCGATACTAACGAACAGGAACTTTGTCGTTATTTTGTGCACTGCGTGCATTTCATATCCGTTATCTCTCTATCGGTCAATCGCTTCGCTTGCAAAAGCGAGTACGTTTGCACTGATTGGAATGCTCACGATCGTCGGGACAGTTTTATTTGAAGAAGGACGTGTCTCGGCGGATCTGAAAGGATCGCAGGCACCGTCGATCAAGTACTCTTTCATTCAACCACAGATCTTCCAGGCTATCGGAGTAATCAGTTTTGCGTTTGTATGTCACCACAATAGCCTATTGATCTACGGGAGTATGCGTACTCCGACGATGGACCGATTCGACCAAGTGACGCACGTCGCTGCGGGACTATCGCTTGTCGCATGTCTGACGATGGCTATTCCGGCATTTCTCGTATTCACGGACCGAACGCAGGGCAATGTATTGAATAACTTTCCTCAG GACGATGCGGTGATTAACATTGCGCGGTTTTGTTTTGGTGCGAATATGGTGACAACAACCCCGATGGAGTTGATGGTGTGCCGAGAGGTGATTGAAGAGTACTTTTTCGCGCATGAGGCGTTTGATCAGACCCGGCACGTGCTATTCACTACGTCAATCTTATTTGCGTCGATGGCCG TGGCCCTGGTGACGTGTGATCTCG GGGTGATGCTTGAGATTACAGGGGGCGCGAGCGCTACGGCGTTGGCATTTGTGTTCCCAGCACTATGCTACATCAAACTGCTCCCTGCCCGAGAGCCGTGGAACGGGCGTGCCAAGCTTCCTGCGGTGTTGTGCGCTGGATTTGGGATACTCGTGTTGGTACTGAGCGTGGGACTTGCACTGCAAAAAGCTTGGGGTCCAGAGGGTGCGACAAGGTTATGTGCATAG
- a CDS encoding phosphomevalonate kinase-like protein, giving the protein MATVVSAPGKVLIAGGYLVLDHRYPGLVVSTSSRFYTVVQPASRSGKIIVNSPQFENAIWAYDVKLEGDGIRIEQVEDATGSKNRFVQTALEGTLAIALAIEEKIHSLRWTKDWTYTSLRPMIFTLNAQALPPTLDSLNSIPPFLPQGCPIGQVHKTGLGSSASLITSLVSALLLHFDAISPDSLSSDALRMKDENSRTMWPTSCKESQMDRPCFPPLPLEQSMEPHRLSLQTPPLTRIMLADVDSGSDTPSMVGNVLKWKKAEPAVGTFSDQLWEGLDKCNRGLGDIVNRLSQRYDEDPNRIREHSRQTDPSKSIKWERQSPIEALEVTVAQLFGNTRQLAKSIRDGMRAMGKSSGVPIEPPEQTRLLDACCALPGVIGGGVPGAGGYDAIWLLVLQPQDKELASSVVASVEKLWQRWTELSVSPLLATESLERGARKELLQDVLGLEAALKGSA; this is encoded by the exons ATGGCGACTGTTGTGTCTGCGCCAGGAAAGGTGCTCATTGCTGGAGGATATCTTGTGCTCGACCACCGCTATCCTGGCTTGGTTGTTTCAACTTCATCGAGGTTTTACACCGTGGTCCAGCCAGCAAGTCGATCAGGAAAGATTATTGTCAACTCTCCCCAGTTTGAAAACGCAATATGGGCATACGACGTCAAGTTAGAAGGAGATGGTATTCGAATAGAGCA AGTTGAGGACGCTACAGGATCCAAGAACCGGTTCGTTCAAACCGCCCTAGAAGGAACTCTGGCCATCGCACTGGCCATCGAGGAAAAGATTCATTCTCTTCGCTGGACCAAGGACTGGACATACACGTCCTTGCGGCCAATGATTTTTACTCTCAACGCGCAAGC CCTTCCCCCAACACTCGACTCACTGAACTCAATACCTCCCTTCCTTCCACAAGGTTGTCCTATTGGTCAAGTCCACAAGACAGGGCTTGGATCTTCCGCATCGTTGATTACGTCTCTGGTATCTGCCTTGCTTCTCCACTTCGATGCCATCTCGCCCGATTCGCTCTCTTCCGACGCACTTCGAATGAAGGACGAGAACTCGCGCACAATGTGGCCA ACATCATGCAAGGAAAG CCAAATGGATCGACCTTGCTTTCCACCTCTCCCCCTCGAACAAAGCATGGAACCACACCGTCTCTCCCTTCAAACTCCCCCTCTCACCCGTATCATGCTCGCCGATGTAGACTCGGGGAGCGATACCCCGTCCATGGTTGGCAACGTTTTGAAATGGAAAAAGGCAGAACCAGCAGTTGGCACGTTCT CCGACCAGTTATGGGAGGGATTGGACAAATGCAACCGTGGGCTAGGCGACATTGTCAACAGGCTATCACAGAGATACGACGAAGATCCCAACCGAATACGCGAACACAGTAGACAAACTGACCC CTCAAAATCGATCAAGTGGGAACGACAGAGCCCTATAGAAGCATTGGAAGTTACTGTTGCTCAATTGTTCGGGAATACGAGGCAATTAGCAAAG AGTATTCGGGATGGTATGCGCGCAATGGGCAAGTCGTCAGGCGTTCCTATTGAGCCACCAGAGCAAACGCGCCTACTTGACGCATGTTGTGCCCTTCCTGGAGTCATAGGCGGAGGTGTACCAGGTG CCGGCGGATATGATGCGATTTGGCTACTTGTCCTTCAGCCGCAAGACAAGGAGCTGGCATCTTCTGTTGTGGCTAGCGTTGAAAAGCTTTGGCAAAGATGGACTGAACTATCGGTTTCGCCGCTTTTAGCCACAGAGAGTCTTGAGCGCGGCGCTCGCAAAGAGTTGCTTCAAGACGTGCTGGGATTGGAAGCCGCGCTGAAGGGCTCTGCTTAA